A genomic segment from Cyanobium sp. NIES-981 encodes:
- a CDS encoding MarC family protein, producing the protein MSLINTAVGLVALTDPVGVLPLVIQAASANPHTVRRISRLAATTYLLTLVLSCWWGQPLLDLFGISLPAFRIAGGLILLPYGLRLIEGISIGSSPMALDHEGDVRMMAVVPIGLPMLAGPGTISLVIAESPADLPGRLLLSGLIVALALVVFLVLSSAIRLHRTLGELRVRLISRLMGVLIASVATQMLVSGLRESFPVLAG; encoded by the coding sequence ATGTCCCTGATCAATACGGCCGTGGGCCTGGTGGCGTTGACCGATCCGGTGGGCGTGCTGCCTCTCGTCATTCAGGCCGCCAGCGCCAACCCGCACACCGTGCGCCGCATCAGCCGTCTGGCGGCCACCACCTACCTGCTGACGCTGGTGCTCTCCTGCTGGTGGGGCCAGCCGCTGCTCGACCTCTTCGGGATCAGTCTGCCGGCCTTCCGCATTGCAGGAGGTTTGATCCTGCTGCCCTATGGCCTGCGGTTGATCGAGGGGATCTCCATCGGCAGCAGCCCCATGGCCCTGGACCACGAAGGCGATGTGCGCATGATGGCCGTGGTGCCCATCGGCCTGCCCATGCTGGCCGGGCCGGGAACGATCTCCCTGGTGATCGCCGAATCACCGGCTGATCTGCCTGGAAGGCTCCTGCTCAGCGGGTTGATCGTGGCGCTGGCCCTTGTGGTGTTCCTGGTGCTGAGCAGCGCCATTCGCCTCCACAGGACGCTGGGGGAGCTGAGGGTACGGCTGATCTCGCGGCTGATGGGGGTGCTGATCGCCTCCGTGGCCACCCAGATGCTGGTGAGCGGGCTGCGGGAGAGCTTCCCCGTACTGGCGGGCTGA
- the mtnA gene encoding S-methyl-5-thioribose-1-phosphate isomerase — protein MNIDGRPWRTIWLEPDDRSVGVIDQTLLPHRFATRTLRSCAEAAEAIRTMVVRGAPLIGVTGAYGLMLALQADPSDAALAAAFAELDATRPTAINLRWALERVRARVLPLPPQQRAEAAKAEAAAIAEEDVAMCAAIGEHGLGILQQLAAARPAERQHEPLNVLTHCNAGWIATVDWGTALAPLYKAHRAGLQVHVWVDETRPRNQGASLTAWELGREGVPHTVIADNAGGHLMQHGRVDAVIVGTDRTTRCGDVCNKIGTYLKALAAHDNGVPFYVALPSSTIDWTIDDGVAGIPIEARSAEELTHIQGLGADGAITGVRLTPEGSQAFNPAFDVTPARLVTALITERGVAPASEAGLRGLYGEVALQGGAAGAPA, from the coding sequence GCCCGATGACCGCTCGGTGGGCGTGATCGACCAGACCCTGCTGCCGCACCGCTTCGCCACCCGCACCCTGCGCAGCTGCGCAGAGGCGGCCGAGGCGATCCGCACGATGGTGGTGCGGGGGGCGCCGCTGATCGGGGTCACGGGGGCCTACGGGCTGATGCTGGCCCTGCAGGCCGATCCCTCCGATGCGGCCCTGGCCGCGGCCTTCGCCGAGCTCGATGCCACCCGGCCCACGGCGATCAACCTGCGCTGGGCGCTGGAGCGGGTGCGGGCGCGGGTGCTGCCCCTGCCGCCGCAGCAGCGGGCCGAGGCCGCGAAGGCTGAGGCCGCGGCGATCGCCGAGGAGGATGTGGCCATGTGCGCCGCCATCGGCGAGCACGGGCTGGGGATCCTGCAGCAGCTGGCGGCGGCCCGGCCGGCGGAGCGGCAGCACGAGCCGCTGAATGTGCTCACCCACTGCAATGCCGGCTGGATCGCCACGGTGGACTGGGGCACGGCGCTGGCGCCGCTCTACAAGGCCCACCGCGCCGGGCTGCAGGTGCACGTGTGGGTGGATGAAACGCGGCCGCGCAACCAGGGCGCCAGCCTCACCGCCTGGGAGCTGGGCCGGGAGGGGGTGCCGCATACGGTGATCGCCGACAACGCCGGCGGCCATCTGATGCAGCACGGCCGCGTGGACGCGGTGATCGTGGGCACCGACCGCACCACCCGCTGCGGCGACGTGTGCAACAAGATCGGCACCTACCTCAAGGCCCTGGCCGCCCACGACAACGGCGTGCCCTTCTATGTGGCCCTGCCCAGCTCCACGATCGACTGGACGATCGACGACGGCGTGGCCGGGATTCCGATCGAGGCCCGCAGCGCCGAGGAGCTCACCCACATCCAGGGCCTGGGCGCCGATGGCGCCATCACCGGCGTGCGGCTCACTCCCGAAGGCAGCCAGGCCTTCAACCCGGCGTTCGACGTGACGCCGGCGCGGCTGGTGACGGCGCTGATCACCGAGCGCGGCGTGGCCCCGGCGAGTGAGGCGGGCCTGCGGGGGCTCTATGGCGAGGTGGCGCTGCAGGGCGGCGCTGCGGGGGCGCCAGCCTGA